The Chrysemys picta bellii isolate R12L10 chromosome 5, ASM1138683v2, whole genome shotgun sequence genome includes a window with the following:
- the TMEM154 gene encoding transmembrane protein 154 isoform X1, whose protein sequence is MPRTCVNSADNFCYVCGEVTFASQKRSITTMVKKAYHLYFGCKIGDQDKRWAPHICCNTCATNLRQWLNRNRKSMPFAVPMIWREPTDHTSNCYFCMVPPVGKGVSKKKKWTVHYANIPSAIRPVPHGEGLPVPDAPESFSLESDEEEEEDETSGPEPSMSQDPHFLPSSSSEPHLITQGELNDLVRDLELPKSKAELLDSRLQQWNLLAGDVRVSMFRDRQKDLVPFFFMEGDLVACNNIDGVMAAFNIVHDPDEWRLFIDSSKTSLKAVLLHNGNVLPSIPVGHAVHMKETYDNMKQLLRYINYDQHQWQL, encoded by the coding sequence atgcctcgtacttgtgtgaacagtgcagataacttctgctatgtttgtggtgaagtgacttttgcatcacaaaagcgcagtataaccactatggttaagaaagcctatcacctttattttggctgcaaaattggagatcaggacaagaggtgggccccacacatatgctgcaacacttgtgcaacaaatcttcgccagtggttgaacaggaacaggaaatctatgccttttgcagtgccaatgatttggagagagccaacagatcataccagcaattgttacttctgcatggtgcctccagttgggaaaggtgtgtcaaagaagaaaaagtggactgtgcattatgcaaacattccatcagctatacgcccagtaccccacggagaaggactgccggttcctgatgcaccagaatcattctcacttgagtcagatgaggaagaggaagaggatgaaacttctggtcctgaaccatcaatgtcacaggacccacattttctcccatcctcctcctctgaaccacacctcataacacaaggtgaactgaatgacctcgtcagggatttggaactacccaagagtaaggcagagctgttggactccagactacagcagtggaatctcctggcaggtgatgttagggtttccatgttccgtgaccgtcaaaaggatcttgtcccattcttcttcatggaaggtgatcttgtagcctgcaacaacatcgatggtgtgatggcagccttcaacatcgttcacgatccagatgagtggagactgttcattgattcatcgaagacgagtcttaaagctgttttactgcataatggcaatgttttgccatcaattccagttggtcatgcagtccatatgaaggaaacctatgacaacatgaaacaacttttgaggtacataaactatgaccaacatcagtggcagctttga